One segment of Streptomyces bathyalis DNA contains the following:
- a CDS encoding adenosine deaminase yields the protein MAVRDLRTLPKAHLHLHFTGSMRPSTLLELADKYGVHLPAALSGGEPPSLRATDERGWFRFQRLYDIARSCLREPEDIRRLVREAAEEDVRDGSQWLEIQVDPTSYAPRLGGLIPALEIILDAVEGAARDTGLGMRLVVAANRMKHPLDARTLARLAVRFRDRGIVGFGLSNDERRGFARDFDRAFAIARNGGLLAAPHGGELTGPSSVRDCLDDLHASRVGHGVRAAEDPALLARLAERNVTCEVCPASNVALGVYDKPEDVPLRTLWDAGVPMALGADDPLLFGSRLAAQYVIAREAHGFTDHELAELARQSVRAASMPAEVREKMLAGIDEWLA from the coding sequence ATGGCTGTCCGAGATCTGCGCACCTTGCCCAAGGCCCACCTTCATCTGCATTTCACGGGTTCGATGCGTCCGTCCACGCTGCTGGAGCTCGCCGACAAGTACGGCGTGCACCTGCCGGCCGCGCTGAGCGGCGGTGAGCCCCCCAGCCTGAGGGCGACCGACGAGCGGGGCTGGTTCCGCTTCCAACGGCTCTACGACATCGCGCGCTCCTGTCTGCGGGAGCCGGAGGACATCCGGCGGCTGGTGCGCGAGGCCGCCGAGGAGGACGTGCGCGACGGCTCGCAGTGGCTCGAGATCCAGGTGGATCCGACCTCGTACGCGCCCCGTCTGGGCGGCCTCATCCCGGCGCTGGAGATCATTCTGGACGCCGTGGAGGGCGCGGCCCGTGACACCGGCCTCGGGATGCGGCTCGTGGTGGCGGCGAACCGGATGAAGCACCCCCTCGACGCCCGTACGCTCGCGCGGCTGGCCGTCCGCTTCCGGGACCGGGGCATCGTCGGCTTCGGGCTCTCCAACGACGAACGCCGGGGATTCGCCCGCGACTTCGACCGGGCCTTCGCGATCGCGCGCAACGGCGGACTCCTGGCAGCGCCGCACGGCGGCGAGCTGACAGGGCCGAGCAGCGTGCGCGACTGCCTGGACGACCTGCACGCCTCCCGCGTGGGGCACGGCGTACGGGCGGCAGAGGACCCGGCCCTGCTGGCGCGGCTCGCGGAGCGGAACGTCACCTGCGAGGTCTGTCCCGCCTCGAACGTCGCCCTGGGTGTGTACGACAAACCCGAGGACGTGCCGCTGCGCACGCTCTGGGACGCGGGGGTGCCCATGGCCCTCGGCGCCGACGACCCGCTGCTGTTCGGGTCCCGGCTGGCGGCCCAGTACGTCATCGCACGGGAGGCGCACGGGTTCACGGACCACGAACTGGCGGAACTGGCACGGCAGTCGGTGCGCGCGGCGTCGATGCCGGCGGAGGTGCGCGAGAAGATGCTCGCCGGCATCGACGAGTGGCTCGCCTAG
- a CDS encoding TetR/AcrR family transcriptional regulator, translating into MPTRPTDPARSTRERILDAAEERMRTIGLARATTKEIARAANCSEAALYKHFAGKEEIFVHVLKERLPPLNPLLHELNGESAAGDGPEGRRSVEQNLVDIAVSAARFYEQSFPIAASLFAEPKLLRRHDAAMRSLGTGPHKPVEALAGYLRSEREAGRIRPGADPESAAALLLGACNQRAILLSIGGGAEATQPLEEFAAGLVRTLLAGIGPDEAP; encoded by the coding sequence ATGCCCACTCGCCCAACGGATCCCGCCCGTTCCACCCGGGAACGCATCCTCGACGCCGCCGAGGAACGGATGCGCACCATCGGCCTCGCCCGGGCCACGACCAAGGAGATCGCCCGCGCCGCGAACTGCTCGGAGGCCGCCCTCTACAAGCACTTCGCCGGCAAGGAGGAGATCTTCGTCCACGTGCTGAAAGAGCGGCTGCCCCCGCTCAATCCGCTGCTCCACGAGCTCAACGGGGAGTCCGCCGCGGGGGACGGGCCCGAGGGCCGCCGCAGTGTCGAGCAGAACCTCGTCGACATCGCCGTGAGCGCGGCCCGCTTCTACGAGCAGAGCTTTCCCATCGCTGCGTCCCTCTTCGCCGAGCCGAAGCTGCTGCGCCGCCACGACGCGGCGATGCGCAGCCTCGGCACGGGGCCGCACAAGCCGGTCGAGGCGCTCGCCGGCTATCTGCGTTCCGAGCGCGAGGCCGGACGCATCCGCCCCGGCGCCGACCCGGAGTCCGCGGCCGCGCTCCTGCTGGGCGCGTGCAACCAGCGCGCGATCCTGCTCAGCATCGGGGGCGGTGCGGAGGCGACGCAGCCGCTGGAGGAGTTCGCGGCGGGTCTCGTGCGTACGCTGCTTGCCGGGATCGGCCCGGACGAGGCTCCGTAA
- a CDS encoding NAD(P)-dependent oxidoreductase: MRFTVFGATGGTGRQLVRQALDAGHEVTAVVRDPARLPVPDEGSARLEVVTADVTDPEALAPALSGRDAVLSALGAPSNKAAGIASRGTRAILAAMETSGVRRYIGVSAAPVAPFGEDESLFFRTVAVPLVRRALRRVYADLAVMEEAVRASGLEWTLVRPPRLTDQPASGTYRRTIGANVPRGRTVPRADLAAAILEMVEDPATVRQGVGVAS, from the coding sequence ATGCGCTTCACGGTCTTCGGGGCAACCGGCGGCACCGGCCGCCAGCTCGTGCGGCAGGCGCTGGACGCCGGGCACGAGGTCACCGCGGTGGTACGGGACCCGGCCCGGCTGCCTGTACCGGACGAGGGTTCCGCACGGCTGGAGGTCGTCACCGCCGACGTCACCGACCCGGAAGCTCTGGCGCCCGCGCTGTCCGGCCGCGACGCCGTGCTCTCGGCGCTCGGCGCACCGAGCAACAAGGCCGCGGGCATCGCCTCACGCGGAACGCGGGCGATCCTGGCCGCCATGGAGACGAGCGGGGTACGCCGCTACATAGGGGTGAGCGCCGCTCCGGTGGCGCCGTTCGGCGAGGACGAGAGCCTGTTCTTCCGCACGGTGGCGGTGCCGTTGGTGCGCCGGGCCCTGCGCCGCGTGTACGCGGACCTTGCGGTGATGGAGGAGGCGGTACGGGCGAGCGGTCTGGAGTGGACGCTGGTGCGGCCGCCCAGGCTGACCGACCAGCCCGCGAGCGGCACGTACCGGCGGACGATCGGGGCCAATGTGCCGCGCGGACGCACCGTCCCGCGCGCCGATCTGGCCGCCGCGATCCTGGAGATGGTGGAGGACCCGGCGACCGTGAGGCAGGGCGTCGGCGTCGCCTCCTGA
- a CDS encoding UDP-N-acetylmuramate dehydrogenase, with protein sequence MSGDARRRLTGTGAAGGARPARSRTLERVQELHDAPLAPLTTFRLGGPAARLRTATTDEEVVAAVREADAAGTPLLIVGGGSNLVIADEGFQGTALRIATAGFELDGTRLELAAGENWSDAVARTVEAGLAGIECLAGIPGSAGATPIQNVGAYGQEVSATITDVVAYDRRADETVTIPNSECGFSYRHSRFKADPSRYVVLRVRFELEDAGGLSAPLKYAETARVLGVEPGDRVSAQTARETVLKLRAGKGMVLDPEDHDTWSAGSFFTNPILDEEEFAAFTVRVAERLGSDVAAPAFPGEDGRTKTSAAWLIDRAGFTKGYGTGPARISTKHTLALTNRGDASTADLLALAREVRDGVREAFGVTLVNEPVTVGCAL encoded by the coding sequence CTGAGCGGCGACGCGCGCCGGAGGCTCACTGGTACGGGCGCCGCCGGGGGCGCCCGGCCCGCCCGCTCTCGTACGCTTGAGCGCGTGCAGGAACTCCATGACGCGCCCCTCGCCCCGCTGACCACCTTCCGCCTGGGCGGCCCTGCGGCCCGCCTCCGCACGGCCACGACCGACGAGGAGGTCGTTGCCGCCGTCCGTGAGGCCGACGCCGCGGGCACCCCCCTGCTGATCGTCGGCGGCGGCAGCAACCTCGTCATCGCGGACGAGGGCTTCCAGGGCACCGCCCTGCGCATCGCCACCGCCGGCTTCGAACTCGACGGCACGCGCCTGGAGTTGGCCGCGGGCGAGAACTGGTCGGACGCCGTCGCCCGCACCGTCGAAGCGGGTCTGGCCGGCATCGAGTGCCTGGCCGGCATCCCCGGCTCCGCCGGCGCGACCCCGATCCAGAACGTGGGCGCGTACGGGCAGGAGGTTTCCGCGACCATCACCGACGTCGTCGCGTACGACCGCCGAGCGGACGAGACGGTCACCATCCCGAACTCGGAGTGCGGCTTCTCATACCGCCACAGCCGGTTCAAGGCCGACCCGTCCCGCTACGTCGTCCTCCGGGTGCGCTTCGAACTGGAGGACGCCGGAGGCCTGTCGGCGCCGTTGAAGTACGCCGAGACCGCGCGCGTCCTCGGTGTCGAGCCGGGCGACCGGGTGTCGGCGCAGACCGCGCGCGAGACCGTCCTCAAGCTGCGCGCCGGCAAGGGAATGGTCCTCGACCCGGAGGACCACGACACCTGGTCGGCGGGGTCCTTCTTCACCAACCCCATCCTGGACGAGGAGGAGTTCGCCGCCTTCACCGTCCGCGTCGCCGAGCGCCTCGGCAGCGACGTCGCGGCGCCGGCCTTCCCCGGGGAGGACGGCCGCACGAAGACCTCGGCGGCCTGGCTCATCGACCGCGCCGGATTCACGAAGGGCTACGGGACGGGCCCGGCCCGCATCTCCACCAAGCACACCCTCGCGCTCACCAACCGCGGAGACGCCTCGACGGCCGACCTGCTCGCGCTGGCCCGCGAGGTGCGGGACGGAGTGCGGGAGGCGTTCGGCGTCACCCTCGTCAACGAGCCCGTGACCGTCGGCTGCGCCCTGTAG
- a CDS encoding MaoC family dehydratase, which produces MAAKIAYADVEAGTELPASTFPVDRERLVRYAGASGDFNPIHWNERFAKEVGLPDVIAHGMFTMAEAIRVVTDWTGDPAAVVEYGVRFTRPVVVPDDDKGAAIEVSGKVAAKLDDEARTVRVDLTVMSAGQKVLGMSRAVVRLA; this is translated from the coding sequence ATGGCAGCGAAGATCGCGTACGCCGACGTCGAGGCCGGGACGGAACTGCCCGCGAGCACCTTCCCCGTCGACCGCGAACGCCTCGTGCGCTACGCGGGCGCCTCCGGTGACTTCAACCCCATTCACTGGAACGAGCGTTTTGCCAAGGAGGTCGGCCTGCCCGACGTCATCGCCCACGGCATGTTCACCATGGCCGAGGCGATCCGGGTCGTCACCGACTGGACGGGCGATCCCGCGGCCGTCGTCGAGTACGGCGTGCGCTTCACCAGGCCCGTCGTCGTGCCCGACGACGACAAGGGCGCCGCGATCGAGGTGAGCGGCAAGGTGGCGGCGAAGCTCGACGACGAGGCGCGCACCGTGCGCGTGGACCTGACGGTGATGAGCGCGGGCCAGAAGGTTCTGGGCATGTCCCGGGCCGTCGTGCGGCTCGCCTGA
- a CDS encoding MaoC family dehydratase N-terminal domain-containing protein, translated as MALDQSFVGRNYPPTTPYEVGREKIREFAEAIGDTNPAYTDPAAAKALGHPDVIAPPTFVFAITFRAARQVTEDPQLGLDYSRVVHGDQKFAYTRPVRAGDRLTVSSTIEAIKSMAGNDILDVRGEVHDESGEHVVTAHTKLVARGPEEEPSAQGTGGA; from the coding sequence ATGGCGCTAGACCAGTCCTTCGTGGGGCGGAACTATCCGCCCACCACCCCGTACGAGGTGGGACGCGAGAAGATCCGCGAGTTCGCCGAGGCCATCGGCGACACCAACCCGGCCTATACGGACCCGGCAGCGGCAAAGGCCCTCGGGCACCCCGATGTGATCGCGCCGCCCACGTTCGTCTTCGCCATCACCTTCCGCGCGGCCCGCCAGGTCACCGAGGACCCTCAACTGGGCCTCGACTACAGCCGAGTTGTGCACGGCGACCAGAAGTTCGCCTACACCCGTCCCGTGCGGGCGGGGGACCGGCTCACGGTCTCCTCGACCATCGAGGCGATCAAGTCGATGGCAGGCAACGACATCCTCGACGTACGCGGCGAGGTGCACGACGAATCGGGCGAGCACGTGGTGACCGCCCACACCAAGCTGGTCGCCCGCGGCCCCGAGGAGGAGCCGTCCGCGCAGGGGACAGGGGGAGCGTGA
- the rpmG gene encoding 50S ribosomal protein L33, with protein MAATDVRPKITLACVECKERNYITKKNRRNNPDRLEMKKHCPRCNAHTAHRETR; from the coding sequence GTGGCTGCCACAGACGTCCGCCCGAAGATCACGCTGGCCTGCGTGGAGTGCAAGGAGCGGAACTACATCACCAAGAAGAACCGGCGCAACAACCCGGACCGTCTTGAGATGAAGAAGCACTGCCCGCGCTGCAACGCACACACGGCGCACCGCGAGACGCGCTGA
- a CDS encoding amidohydrolase family protein, whose amino-acid sequence MLCGARLADGRTVDVRLGGGRIEAVGTAGSLAQGPQPGGASRVDLAGYLLLPAPAEAHAHYDTALTAVSPTSAGPPRSAPEDVQRRTTEAALQQLGLGATATRTHVHIGDVAGLRSLEAVLQARRALRGLVELSTVAVPRLLTGVAGADGLSMLRDAVKMGASVIGGCPDLDPDPAGYVDAVLEVAAEHGCPVDLHTDGADPARLSRLAAAAGGLRPGVAIGPCAGLARLPHKPAVRTAERLAAAGVTVICLPQGNCGVLERPSQTAPSRVAPVRLLRAAGVTVAAGSGALRDAANTVGRGDPLEAAYLLASHGEATPEDAYDTVCARARTTMGLPEVRVEAGFPAELVAVRGTELAGALSLAYSRVVVHRGRVVARTSAAREFCDFTGTSEFDLPRQSQG is encoded by the coding sequence ATGCTGTGCGGGGCCCGTCTCGCCGACGGCCGCACCGTCGACGTCCGCCTGGGCGGCGGCCGCATCGAAGCGGTCGGCACGGCCGGCAGCCTCGCGCAAGGTCCGCAGCCGGGCGGCGCCTCGCGCGTCGACCTCGCCGGATATCTGCTGCTCCCGGCGCCCGCGGAGGCACACGCGCACTACGACACGGCGCTGACAGCCGTCTCCCCCACCTCGGCAGGGCCGCCTCGCAGCGCGCCCGAGGACGTCCAGCGCCGCACGACGGAGGCGGCCCTTCAGCAACTCGGGCTGGGCGCGACGGCGACGCGGACGCATGTGCACATCGGCGACGTCGCGGGGCTGCGCTCGCTGGAGGCGGTCCTTCAGGCACGCCGGGCGCTGCGCGGGCTGGTGGAGCTGAGCACCGTGGCGGTGCCCCGGCTGCTGACCGGGGTGGCGGGGGCGGACGGTCTGTCGATGCTGCGGGACGCGGTGAAGATGGGCGCTTCGGTCATCGGCGGCTGCCCGGACCTCGACCCCGACCCGGCCGGTTACGTGGATGCCGTCCTGGAGGTCGCCGCGGAGCACGGCTGCCCCGTCGACCTGCACACGGACGGTGCCGATCCGGCACGGCTGTCCAGGCTGGCCGCCGCGGCGGGCGGGCTGCGCCCCGGAGTCGCGATCGGGCCGTGCGCGGGCCTGGCCAGGCTGCCGCACAAGCCCGCGGTCCGCACGGCCGAGCGCCTGGCCGCCGCGGGGGTCACCGTCATCTGCCTGCCGCAGGGCAACTGCGGTGTGCTGGAGCGTCCTTCACAGACTGCGCCTTCGCGCGTGGCGCCCGTACGGCTGCTCAGGGCGGCGGGCGTCACCGTTGCCGCGGGGAGCGGGGCGCTGCGGGACGCGGCGAACACGGTGGGCAGGGGCGATCCGCTGGAGGCCGCCTACTTGCTGGCGTCGCACGGCGAGGCCACTCCGGAGGACGCCTACGACACGGTCTGCGCAAGGGCCCGTACGACGATGGGCCTGCCCGAGGTGCGGGTGGAGGCGGGCTTCCCCGCGGAGCTGGTGGCCGTGCGCGGTACGGAATTGGCGGGGGCGCTTTCGCTCGCGTACAGCCGAGTGGTCGTGCACCGGGGGCGTGTTGTCGCACGCACCAGCGCGGCGCGTGAGTTCTGCGACTTCACCGGTACGTCCGAGTTCGACCTGCCGAGGCAGTCGCAGGGCTGA
- a CDS encoding NAD(P)H-binding protein — MRTVIAGGHGQIAMRLGRLLASRGDEAAGIIRNPEQADDLRAAGAEPIVCDLESSSVEEVAAHLRGADAVVFAAGAGPGSGAARKETVDRAAAVLFADAAEQAGVRRYIIVSSMNADSGLTEPPPGMDPVFATYLRAKGAADDDVRARGGLDWTVLRPGRLTDGPGTGRVRLDERTGRSEVPRDDVAAVIGALLHAPGTAGLTLELVSGDTPVDEAVAQVALR; from the coding sequence ATGCGCACAGTCATCGCCGGTGGACACGGTCAAATCGCAATGCGGCTGGGGCGTCTGCTCGCTTCGCGCGGGGACGAGGCCGCGGGCATCATCCGCAACCCGGAGCAGGCGGACGATCTGAGGGCGGCGGGTGCGGAGCCGATCGTCTGCGACCTGGAGTCGTCCTCCGTCGAGGAGGTGGCCGCGCATCTGCGGGGCGCCGACGCCGTGGTCTTCGCCGCCGGAGCGGGCCCGGGCAGCGGAGCGGCGCGCAAGGAGACGGTCGACCGTGCGGCTGCCGTGCTGTTCGCCGACGCGGCGGAACAGGCAGGCGTACGGCGCTACATCATCGTCTCGTCCATGAACGCGGACTCCGGGCTCACGGAGCCGCCGCCCGGCATGGACCCCGTGTTCGCCACGTATCTGCGGGCCAAGGGCGCTGCGGACGACGACGTGCGGGCGCGCGGTGGCCTCGACTGGACGGTGCTGCGGCCGGGGCGCCTCACCGACGGCCCCGGTACGGGCAGGGTGCGGCTCGACGAGCGCACGGGACGCTCCGAGGTGCCGCGCGACGACGTCGCGGCGGTGATCGGGGCGCTGCTGCACGCGCCCGGCACGGCAGGTCTGACGCTCGAACTGGTCAGCGGTGACACACCTGTCGACGAGGCGGTCGCACAGGTCGCACTGCGCTGA
- a CDS encoding YihY/virulence factor BrkB family protein codes for MTTGVTGGEAGGADRGSGSAPRPGTPAPAATGGALGDSYAAGLLPSAGDCRVALRRTPVSVWNDDVTDWAAALTYYAVLAIFPALLVTVSAVGLAGTDATRELIARVTTVLPAESGELMAGVLKDMAAQSTAAWLLAVFGTAGSLWSASSYLSVFRRALHAMHGVQDHRPVWRTVPRIVLTALVLLALLVSSVFVLMLSGEVARTAGGLLGMGGFAAGAWNTMKWPLLVGLVAVLVLVVFRTGPAETRGVRRRVPGGALAVMLWLVASLGFALYASHVGTYHRLYGSLAGIVVFLIWLWMSNLALLVGAQFNAELAKLRRSAGG; via the coding sequence GTGACGACAGGCGTGACCGGGGGAGAAGCCGGGGGAGCGGACCGCGGGAGCGGGTCCGCGCCGCGTCCCGGGACACCGGCTCCGGCGGCGACCGGGGGCGCCCTCGGCGATTCGTACGCGGCCGGGCTCCTGCCCAGCGCCGGGGACTGCCGCGTCGCGCTGCGCCGCACGCCCGTCTCCGTCTGGAACGACGACGTGACCGACTGGGCCGCCGCGCTCACGTACTACGCCGTGCTCGCGATCTTCCCCGCCCTGCTCGTCACGGTCTCGGCCGTCGGACTCGCCGGTACGGACGCCACACGGGAGCTCATCGCCCGCGTCACGACCGTCCTTCCCGCCGAGTCGGGCGAGCTCATGGCGGGCGTGCTGAAGGACATGGCCGCGCAGAGCACGGCGGCCTGGCTGCTCGCGGTGTTCGGCACGGCGGGATCGCTCTGGTCCGCGTCCAGTTACCTGAGCGTCTTCCGGCGCGCGCTGCACGCGATGCACGGCGTCCAGGACCACCGTCCGGTCTGGCGGACCGTTCCGCGGATCGTGCTGACCGCACTTGTGCTGCTCGCGCTGCTCGTCTCCAGCGTGTTCGTGCTCATGCTGAGCGGTGAGGTCGCGCGTACGGCCGGAGGGCTCCTCGGGATGGGCGGCTTCGCAGCCGGCGCCTGGAACACGATGAAGTGGCCGCTGCTGGTGGGCCTGGTCGCGGTGCTCGTGCTGGTCGTCTTCCGCACCGGGCCCGCCGAGACGCGAGGCGTACGACGGCGGGTTCCGGGCGGCGCGCTCGCGGTGATGCTGTGGCTCGTCGCGTCACTCGGATTCGCGCTCTACGCCTCGCACGTCGGCACCTACCACCGGCTGTACGGGTCGCTCGCCGGGATCGTCGTCTTCCTGATCTGGCTGTGGATGTCCAACCTCGCGCTGCTCGTCGGCGCGCAGTTCAACGCCGAACTCGCCAAGTTGCGCCGCAGCGCGGGCGGTTGA
- a CDS encoding GAP family protein, which yields MTLDVLPLSITMLAGPQIISAVILTTTPRPYRLSGAFIAGILLSTAAGTAAAFGLADLLDLGSGTGHSAGRSSAGRIVQYVLVALLVALAVKTYLGRRTSRPPKWLTGLLSAGPAQAFRTGLLLILLMPSDIIVMLTVGISLRGDASGYAGVLPFLGAVVFLAALPLIVFTISRHWTQAAMPQVRDWLESHSWLVSIFCCVIFILIILGGS from the coding sequence GTGACGCTGGACGTACTGCCGCTGTCGATCACCATGCTGGCCGGGCCTCAGATCATCTCGGCCGTCATTCTGACGACGACTCCCCGCCCGTACCGGCTCTCCGGCGCGTTCATCGCCGGGATCCTGCTCTCCACCGCCGCAGGCACCGCAGCCGCGTTCGGGCTGGCGGACCTGCTGGACCTTGGAAGCGGCACCGGCCACTCGGCGGGCCGCAGCTCCGCGGGCCGCATCGTCCAGTACGTCCTCGTCGCGCTCCTGGTGGCGCTCGCCGTCAAGACGTATCTGGGGCGCCGGACGTCACGGCCGCCGAAGTGGCTGACCGGGCTGCTCTCCGCGGGCCCCGCGCAGGCCTTCAGGACGGGGCTGCTGCTGATCCTGCTGATGCCGTCCGACATCATCGTCATGCTGACCGTGGGCATCTCCTTGCGCGGCGACGCCTCGGGCTACGCGGGAGTGCTGCCGTTCCTGGGCGCGGTGGTGTTCCTCGCCGCGCTGCCCTTGATCGTCTTCACGATCTCCCGCCACTGGACGCAGGCCGCGATGCCGCAGGTGAGGGACTGGCTCGAGTCGCACAGCTGGCTCGTCAGCATCTTCTGCTGCGTGATCTTCATCTTGATCATCCTCGGCGGCAGCTGA
- a CDS encoding DUF7144 family membrane protein, whose product MATHAAGGAHAGTAVRGTGKPAMFTGWTKLAGALMFFGGLLAVSSGVAALREDAVFASTQSYAFDYSLTGWGWVHLFLGAAIAVAGIAVMLTGATWARWIGIALAGLGMIASFMWLPYFPLWAVITLAVDVFIIWALCAGMGTRSQTSQTST is encoded by the coding sequence ATGGCAACTCACGCTGCCGGCGGCGCGCATGCGGGCACCGCCGTTCGCGGTACCGGCAAGCCGGCGATGTTCACCGGCTGGACGAAGCTGGCCGGTGCGCTGATGTTCTTCGGCGGGCTGCTCGCCGTTTCGTCCGGTGTCGCAGCCCTGCGCGAGGACGCCGTCTTCGCGTCGACGCAGAGCTACGCCTTCGATTACAGCCTCACGGGCTGGGGATGGGTGCACCTGTTCCTGGGCGCAGCAATAGCGGTCGCCGGCATCGCTGTGATGCTGACGGGTGCTACATGGGCCCGATGGATCGGGATAGCCCTTGCCGGCCTGGGCATGATCGCCAGCTTCATGTGGCTGCCCTACTTCCCGCTCTGGGCAGTGATCACGCTGGCGGTGGACGTGTTCATCATCTGGGCGCTGTGCGCGGGCATGGGCACACGATCCCAGACGTCCCAGACGTCCACGTAA
- a CDS encoding GNAT family N-acetyltransferase, producing MRSDGWHLTEDVDHLLARAGDFLRSRPALHTMPLTVIERLRTRGADAYGAEATVFGRLERAGGVRAVFYRLPSHRLGLTPLTPEHAGALAAHLVDLGHSLSGVTADHDTATAFAETWQRQTGTTPRLSTRIRLYRLGTLTTPKQTPPEGRSRVAGAQDHEQIVRWCGEFMDAVGETPSVDAESWAGSRFADKHFTFWEAPDGIPVSMAAVTSMTADMVRVDPVYTPAHLRGRGYAGAVTVDVSRAALAAGATDVVLFADPANPTSNALYQRLGYVRVNDWAAYDFS from the coding sequence ATGCGCTCGGACGGCTGGCACCTGACCGAAGATGTCGATCACCTTCTCGCTCGAGCCGGAGACTTCCTGCGCTCGCGACCCGCCCTGCACACCATGCCGCTGACGGTGATCGAAAGACTGCGAACGCGTGGGGCGGACGCATACGGAGCCGAAGCCACTGTCTTCGGCCGTCTGGAGCGAGCGGGCGGGGTCCGCGCCGTCTTCTACCGCCTTCCGTCCCACCGCCTGGGCCTCACCCCACTTACCCCTGAGCATGCAGGCGCCCTAGCCGCACATCTGGTTGACCTCGGCCACTCCCTCTCCGGCGTCACCGCGGACCACGACACCGCCACCGCCTTCGCCGAGACCTGGCAACGCCAGACAGGCACGACGCCGAGACTCAGCACGCGGATCCGTCTGTACCGTCTTGGCACGCTCACCACCCCGAAGCAGACGCCTCCGGAAGGCCGGAGTCGGGTCGCCGGCGCACAGGACCATGAGCAAATCGTGCGCTGGTGCGGCGAGTTCATGGACGCCGTCGGCGAGACCCCGTCCGTGGACGCCGAGTCCTGGGCCGGCTCGCGCTTCGCCGACAAACACTTCACGTTCTGGGAAGCCCCGGACGGCATTCCCGTCTCCATGGCGGCCGTGACTTCGATGACGGCCGACATGGTCCGGGTGGACCCCGTTTACACCCCGGCTCACCTCCGGGGCCGCGGCTACGCGGGCGCCGTGACGGTCGACGTGAGCAGGGCCGCTCTGGCCGCAGGAGCAACGGACGTCGTGCTCTTCGCAGACCCTGCCAACCCCACCAGCAACGCGCTCTACCAACGCCTCGGATACGTCCGGGTCAACGACTGGGCCGCGTACGACTTCTCGTGA
- a CDS encoding YajQ family cyclic di-GMP-binding protein, protein MADSSFDIVSKVERQEVDNAINQASKEISQRYDFRGVDASIAWSGERIEMRANAEERVKAVLDIFQSKLVKRGISLKALDPGEPQSSGKEYKISATLKEGIAQDEAKKIAKVIRDEGPKGVKAQVQGDELRVSSKSRDHLQEIIALLKGKDFDFPLQFVNYR, encoded by the coding sequence ATGGCGGACTCCAGTTTCGACATCGTCTCGAAGGTCGAGCGGCAGGAGGTTGACAACGCCATCAACCAGGCCTCCAAGGAGATCTCGCAGCGTTACGACTTCCGCGGCGTGGACGCCTCGATCGCGTGGTCGGGCGAGCGGATCGAGATGCGGGCCAACGCCGAGGAACGGGTGAAGGCCGTTCTCGACATCTTCCAGTCCAAGCTGGTGAAGCGCGGGATCTCGCTGAAGGCACTGGACCCGGGAGAGCCGCAGTCCTCCGGCAAGGAGTACAAGATCTCCGCGACGCTGAAGGAAGGCATCGCGCAGGACGAGGCCAAGAAGATCGCGAAGGTCATCCGCGACGAGGGCCCCAAGGGCGTCAAGGCCCAGGTGCAGGGCGACGAGCTGCGGGTCTCCTCCAAGAGCCGCGACCATCTGCAGGAGATCATCGCGCTGTTGAAGGGCAAGGACTTCGACTTTCCGCTGCAGTTCGTGAACTACCGCTGA